The Gadus macrocephalus chromosome 12, ASM3116895v1 genome segment CACCAGGGCACATCTTGAGACCGATGACGGTACAAAAAGTGTaaattaaagtatatatattctCTATATATTCTTGTCTGTAAATCGTGATCTACCAATTGGGTCTGCGGACAACATCCACTTCCAGTCAATGTCCTCGGAGttgttaatattatttaatatgATGAATGCCtgataaaatagaataaaatgaGTATTAATGGTCTCAGCGTTGATGTTTCTGTCTAGACCacctgtcctgtctctgtgtttgctgATATTAAGAACCAAGTTTTATAGACTGGCTGCATGCACCACAGTGATGTCACCTCTTCACATTTATAGTGGCCAGGTGGAATATAtggcatctcacacacacacacacacacacacacacacacacacacacacacacacacacacacacacacacacacacacacacacacacacacacacacacacacacacacacacacacacacacactctctctctctctctctctctctctctctctctctctctctctctctctctctctctctctctctctctctcgatttaTGTCGCAGAAGAGGAACTGACAATGAGGCCACAATGAGGTCTCATTGTGGCTATAGGGGATTAGTGTACATAGTTAAATACTCATTGCTTAGGCTGGGTtgtacagatgtgtgtgtagtcGTAATTATGATATATAATCTACTTGGAGCGATAAGCATTATTGTAACCTCACAACTTGTAAGACTATGTATACATTTCTCTTTAAATATAGGCCTAAGATATAGAAGATATAGATAAGATAGGCTAATAATTGTATAAGAATAATactaatagtaaataataaacaacatcaATTCTAAAGCCgattcaaagtaaaaaaaatatttttaacctTAGGTAGGCGTTCATTTAACCCTCAGCTAAATTAAACCTGTGCCATCGATGTCATCAACATCTTCTAGCCTTGCCTGTCAACATCATGCCAGTCTACTTAATCAATAACTACTTCATCGATTAAAGTAATTCAAAGTCCTTTTTTGACTTTAAAGATTGTCATCGTAGTCAGCCTAAACATGTCTTCCGAATTCGCCTTTTCATCGAGACGATCCCCGCTCGTTTGTCTCCACGGCTGCTCGTCCTCCAGCCAGCCGTTGGCTACGGGCATTGGACTGGGTGAGTTAAAttatgctaaataatatgtagGAATACATCATTCTGCTCTTGTTCTGGGGCTTGTTACTTATCCAACTAACGCAGAACTATTCACTGTTCTGTTTGTATATCGGATTAATGATTctaagtgtgtgttttttgctcGAAAAGCACATTTTGCGCTGCGACTTTGTGAAGTGCAGCACTGTTATGTTACGATCTAGACATCCTGAAACGGGGCGGGAACGCGGCCGACGCagcggttgccatggcagcgGCCCTGTCAGTCACAGAGCCGTGCAGCACGGGTCCCGGGGGAGATGCCTTCTGCCTCTTCTACGATGGAAACACCGGGGATATAAGTTGTCTAAACGGCAGGTTAAAAAAAACTTATTTTTCTCCGTGTTCACTTTGTTTCTCCAACCACCCACATCAACTATGTTCAAAACTATATAAGTGGGCGGGTGTGTATTACAGGCTCTCCTTTTAGCTGTTGGTTTGTTAACATGTTTGCATACTGCGTGGTTCCTTGAGGTTGATAATGTAGGCTTGTCTTAGGGGTTATGTTTCTGCAATGTATCCAATGTCAACGTACACCCCacctcaaataaataaaacacaataactGGTAGATCACCCAACAGCATGAGTGGGCTCATATGAGTGAATCTAAAGTATTGGTCGCTGCTCTGAACTCGTTCCCCAGCGGCCGTTCCCCCAGAGCCCAGaccctggagctgctggaggggcGTGGCTACAGcgcagaggccccgccccctgccttTGACGCTCTAAACATCACAGTCCCCGGAGCCCCAGCATGCTGGTGTGACACTGTGCAGATGTTTGGGAgccacaaggtgtgtgtgtgtgtgtgtgtgtgtgtgtgtgtgtgtgtgtgggtgtgggtgtgggtgtgtgtgtgtgtgcatcctccCATGGCTTGTGGACACAGGCATCCTCTCACCCAAACAAAAAGCTTACATAGCCAGACAGGGTATGAACGAGCATGTGTTCTGCCTTAAAACTGGAGTCGATGATTTTAAACATGAATCATCTAAACTTTTTACTGTATTCCTAGATTTTAGAGATGCCTTTGGAACACTATCCCACAAAATTATGCTGAATGCACTGAAGGAGATCCATCTACCTCAGCCCTTTGCAGACCTCATAACGGATGTATATAAGATGTATATAAGGGATCTTTTCTGCAGGTAATCTGTGGACACCAACTCACAGAGCCCATTCCGCTCCAGGTTGGAATTAAAACAGGCTGCCCTTGGAGTGCGGTGAACTTTATCCTTGCCATTAACCAGTGGCTCAAGTGGCTCGTTCAGTGTGCACCACCTGATATCAGATCCCCAAACCCTGTTCAGGGTTACGCTGATGATGTCGAGGTGTCCTCCAGAGACGAGAGTGTCATACATAACATGCTGGCCAGAACAGATGAATTTCTTCACTGGTCAAAGCTGGAGGTGAAGCACACCAAGTGTGCAGCTCTTTATGAGCGCAGTGGTGGCAACCGCTGGTATAAAGCCAAATCTGACAAACCGCCCTCCTTCACAATAATGGGGCAGCCTATCAGGGTCTACTCACGCCAAGAGTCATACACCTATCTTGGCCATAACATCAACATTGCGGGTGAGTGGGGGGAGCAGGCACAGGAGCTATGTAGTGCCTATAAGAACAGAATCGATCTAATTGATTCCTCCCCACTCCCTGTAGTCATGAAACTGGACGCTATCAGAGAGGTGGCCCTTGCAAAGGTTCAACACCTCTTTGCAAACGTTCACATCCTGCAAAATGTCTTACAAGACATGAACAATAAAACAGTCCAGGCTGTCCGAAAATGGCTAGGGCTGAACTCACACTCTACCCGGGacctcatcttcctctcacgtaaagagggggggctgggtgtcccAAACGTGGAATGGGTATACACTGCTACCAGGCTGACACACCTCCTCAGCATGCTCAACAATGATGACGCTACTGTCAGAGAGCTTGCCAGAGCTTCCCTCATGCTGGAcctcaggaagaggaaggtccCTCTGGCCAAAGCAGGCCAGGACAGCTTCTTAGGCTTTGGGAGGAAAAGCAGCGGGAAACTGGACACACAAGCTGCAGGCTTTGGAGTTCGGTCGGACTGGCCGGACCTAAATGATCTGTGCAACAGAATGTCAGTCAAACTGGAAtggacacaacacaactcacacacagcaccacaggCATCTGATGCAGTTGTCACCGACCCTTCTGTAACCACAGAGGCAACTGTATATCACAACGAGGCACAACACATACTACAGAACACAACAGCAAGGAGATTCCTTctcaacataaaacaaacagagaCCAAACAACACTGGACTGGACTTAGAATGCAGGGAAAGCTAGCATGCCTAGACTTTGCCGACCACTCTGCTTCCCACTCCATGTACAAAAATGCTGCTGTTGGGGAGGACATCCTCTGTTTCACTGCCAAAGCTAGACTGCAGGTGCTACCTACCAAATACAATCTGGCATTATGGTACCCTGcacaccaccatccacactGTATAATGCACTCTGGCCATCAACTTGAATCAGTTGCCCATGTTGTGAATGGCTGTACTATGTACAAAGGACTGTATGTTGCACGCCATGACCGACTTGTCGATCTAATTTCCAGTAATATTAAGGAAGTATCTCTAGAAAATGTGACCATGTACAAACATTCACGCATCATGCCGGAATGGTTTAACAGCtctattgatttgttttgtaacatcccaaatacccctgatgttgtgtttttaaacagagacagaagggaagtgctcttacttgagataggctgtgtatttgatttgtacatggaaatggctttcaacgataaaatccttaaataccagcccattctggaaattctaagggacctaggctaccaatgcaagctaatagtgtttatttttggaagcttggggcatgtccacaaccgtgttttcagtgggttaaggctggctgggctctccagcagaaaatctaaacaattagcaaagttctgctccatatcagcagtgataggcagcctggcagtgtggcgcaggagatgttttttgtacccttgaacaatgacttatcttatctctgaaatatttgaatcttgtctcttgtaatgtgattggtggattcaaataaagaattaaatgtgtgtgtgtgtgtgtgtgtgtgtgtgtgtgtgtgtgtgtgtgtgtgtgtgtgtgtgtgtgtgtttacacaatTACATGACAAACATAAGACCTCTTAAACACAATgacagtcagggtgaggcgtctctcgctcagggacacctcgaccctcagctaggaggagccggggatcgaactagcgaccttccggtGACCAGCCGCCCCTCTCTTCCTCGACACACTTCCTGTCCGACCGACTCATGCTTCCTGTGTAGTGAGACTTCCTGCGAGGTCACTGAGTTTCCTGTGCCCCGCGTCCCAGGTCTCCCTGGGCGAGGTGTTGGGCGGGGCCGTGCACCTCGCCCAGGAGGGGGTCCCGGTTGCCAAGGTAGCGGCCTACCAATGGGCACACTGGGTGGACGCCATGCGGCATGCTGGGAAGGAACTGGACAGCGACCTTCTGGTGGAAGGGGAGGCGCCACGGCACGGACAAGTGTTCAGGAACCCCGTCCTGGCTAGGACCTTCAGGGTGagatgttgacacacacacacacacacacacacacacacacacacacacacacacacacacacacacacacacacacacacacacgtacacacacatacacacacatatacatacatacacacaaacacactggttAGAAAGTGATGTCATGCCATagttacactttttttttttgggatcaTGATTATTTACACTTTTCAGCAACAATTGTATTTGTTGATTAGCCCTTTAGTCATGCTCTCACTGGCAAGGGTAATCACGAgtaaaacaagcacacacacacacggacacacacacacacacagacacacacacacacacacacacacgcataaccacacacacaaacgtgcatgcacacacacacacctttcaacTCCCATAGACGTTCCTGAAATGGGGAAACAATGGGAGTGAGCTCAGCCTCGTTGGGGTCTCTTCCCTCCGCTGTGACTGGTTCTGTGGCTCCCACCGGGCCAGTCACACACATTGACAGCCTCTTAGTCACGGCACTGCCCTCAGTGCACTGATTGTTATCAATCTTGAGTTCATTCATCTCCCCTCGTTATAATATTTGAAGGCATGGTTCCATGAGTCAGAGTGTGTGTCATATGGTCTTTAAACAATCAACATGTCGTTCTGCTTTCTGAAATCGCTTAGGTTTACACATTGTAGTGTCTTCAGTCATTGGTTTGATATCTGCAAGATCTGATTGATATGCAGTACAGGTACAGGTTTGCATACATCGTCTTCACGTCTTTGAGTTTCTAATTGTGTCATGGATTGATCTCTTTATTTACTGAATGGTCTATCGAACAGGAGCTGGGAGAAAGCGGGAAGCCAGGCTTCTACCAGGGGAGAGTGGCTCAGGCCATCGTTGACGTTATCCACCAAAACGGCGGGGTCATGACCCTGGATGACCTCAGCGGCCATGACAGTGAGGTGGTCACTCCGATCAGTACAGACTACAAGGTCGGGACACGAGATACACTCAAGAAATGACACCCTCACATGGACCCCATGTACATTTGGCCGGACTCAGATATCGATTGCGTCacctaaaatatatatttctgtaaCTTCCGACTCTATTTTCGTAGGGCGTGCGTCTTTGGGAACCCCCTCCCAACAGCCAGGGCCTGGCCGCCCTGTTGATGCTCAATATCTTGGAGAACCTTCCGCTGCAAGGTAGAAGACCTGAAGGCTGAAGACACACggaaccacagacacaccaacgGATATCCTAATAGAGGGGTCATCTCAGTGAGGAAGGGACGAAACTCAAGATAACTAGGACAAACTAATTATACAAGTTGAGGATTTAGCGCTGCTATGGTTATTGAAAACAATATGTGTTCTAATTAAGTGACAGCCACATAATTAATTATATATTCATtaaatgtccccccccccccccccgctggtgaACTTGTCCAGATCTTGGCCACAACAGCGCAGACTACGTCCATCTCCTGGTGCAGGCGGTCCGCCTCGCCCTAACAGACGCGTTGCATAACATAAGTGACCCGGACCATGTGATCATTCCTCTGGACAGCCTATTGGATAAGAGCCACAGCCGCCAGCTTGCCCAGCAAATCAGcatggacaggtgtgtgtgtgtgtgtgtgtgtgtgtgtgtgtgtgtgtgtgtgtgtgtgtgtgtgtgtgtgtgtgtgtgtgtgtgtgtgtgtgtgtgtgtgtgtgtgtgtgtgtgtgtgtgtgtgtgtgtgtgtctttctctgttgAATTTAGATAGGCATCTATTGACTTATTTATTCTCACTGTAACCTCTCTGTCCCTTCTATCTGTATCCTGTTGGAAACCCCTCTCCACCTTACTGTAGACTTTGAACGTTTGCTTTTTATTGCTcgaaagacaaacacaaacttaTTACACCAGAAAATGTGGcaataaaacagacacacacacaaacacacacgactattttgtttccattggtTATTGCTCCCTAGTATAGTGTTCTTTAAGGATCAGTTAATCATTGTATTTCTGGGTTCTCTTGAGAGTGAAGACGTTCATATCTAGCCCCAGTGATGGTTTTGGAATAGATTTGTGTCAAGTTAACATCCATCCTTCGGGCCTTGTGTattgtatgtttgcatgaacatgtgtttgtgcgtgtgtttgtgcgtgcgttgcTCCAGGGCCAGTGAGGTGGGTGCACCGGCTGTGACGATACAGGGCGACACTGTGTACTTCTGTGTGGTCGACTGCCAGGGCAACGCATGCTCCTTTGTCAACAGCAACTACATGGGCTTTGGCTCAGGGCTTGTGCCCAGGGACTGTGGCTTCTCCCTCCAGgtacgtgtgcacgtgtgggtgtgggtgacaTCTGCTATGACAATTACAACAACCGCCATTTATTGCACTCTCACGCTCGCTCTTAACCTCGACCTCACTCTCTTAGAATCGGGGTGCTAGTTTTTCTCTGCGTCGTAACCACAGCAACTGCATCGCCGGCGGTAAACGCCCATACCACACCATAATGGCCGCCCTCGtcaccggccccgcccccgtcgGACAGAAGCCCCGCCTCCTGGCGGCCCTCGGAGTGATGGGCGCCATGATGCAACCGCAAGGACACGTCCAggtaaacacactcaaacaccacGGCtagcgcgcacacactcacgcacactccggacacacacgcggacacaTTTAGAATCAGGACAACAAGCGGATGATTGATCGGTCACAGCGTATAAAACACGGTGGTGTTACAAGGGCCCCAACCTAAAATCACATTGAGTATAATGcttaatatattattaattattaataataattataaatattaccttactgtaccgatggcgatatattgtttcaccttcttctgacaaatgttcttattgtaagttgctttggataaaagcgtctgctaaatgccctaaatgtaaatgttagtatatgttgtatttttctcacaatcaaatgtCATTGTTGTATTTTAGTCAATGAGCAGAAGCCTAATTTTAGTTAACAGACCTACAAAAAAACGTTCATTGAGTTTCTCAAAAACATGAGGGAGTATATTTAAAGGTTTCCTCTGTTCTGCTGACGTTCAGGTGCTGCTGAACATGCTGGAGTTTGGAATGGATCCCCAGCAGGCCTTGGACGCTCCCAGGGTCTATGTGGAGTACGACCAGAAAGGTTCGCTCTACTGCCCCTGGATCTATTATCTATCAGCCATCAACACCAGGATTTGACCAGACAAACATTATTTACTCTGCAAGCGTGCATCTATACTCCCTGaattttgtatgtttttgtttgacCAAGACTTTTTTTACTTCAAagttttataatttatattatataattatttaattatattatttatattgtatatttttgAATTCCtaaaaagtcttaaaagtcTTATCTGAGAGTAAAACTGTATATTTGTGCTATATTTGTGTCGGATCCATTTTTCTTGGGACCTATGTTATGTCTCCATATCTATGTTATGTTTCCATATCTATGTTACATATATCTATGTTATGTGTCTCTCAAGCTGATCAGTGGCTGGTTCATTTGGAGGAGGGATTTGGCAAAGAAGTTTGCGATGAGTTGAGGAGGCGGGGCCACGAAGTAAATTGGCCAATCACAGGTAATCTCTCTAACATCCCTCAGTACCACACACATGTGAAACATTTTGGAAATATTTAGGGATCATTGTTTAGCCCATTTAGTGCCTTGATATAAATACTACATTTATTAAGTATGTTTCTGAAAGAGAGAATACAGTGATTCAAATTGTTTCCATTCACAGGATTTAATCGTTCGCGATTTGGTCGAGGACAAATCATTACAGTTGGTGATTGGTGGAATCCATCTGTCCGTCAAGCTGCTCATCCAACCAGAGTTCTGTGGGCGGGGTCGGACCCCAGAGCAGACGGGTGTTCACAAGGCTACTAGACCTGCTCCAAGTATATAATTaattaacacattttaaatggaaataatgttaaatcaaacaCTTGATAATATTAAATCAAACACTAAATTAATTGATATTCTTAATCAGATCAATCATGTTTTTACTTGAATTAATCATTCACAGTTTACCAATAAGCTAAaataaaaaaccaaaaaacCGAAAAACCAAATAAAGAGAGTTCTTTTTTATCCAGACAAAACGCGGCTCCCCATTTACTTTTGTCTGTCGGCCTCTCTTTCCTATATGTCGGCGATGTTGACCCTATCTCTGGGGGTCAGCCCACTAGCAGCAGGAAGTGAGTCATGGAGCGTTCCCTTCTTCCTGTTTGAGTCAGTAGTTGCGAAGCTGTCCAATGACCCCCATTGTCTTTTCATGACTATGACACCATTCTccgtcgcacgcacgcacacacacacacacacacatttgaatgaTTTATTCAGGGtaaacaatttaaaataaaGGCCCAAATATTTTCAAATGTGACTGATCATTACCCTTCAATCGGGCAATGGGTTGATTGCTGATGATGAATGATGGGGTTGATCATATTTGGCTTCTTCTCTTGTAGAACGCTGCGTGCCTAatgtcctcacctcctcccatcTAATGCATCTGTGCTGGCAGCATGTCCACCGTGACGACCTATCGGTGTGATGAGAACCCTGTTTGCAAACCTTTCTAGTTCCACTTGTCAGTGGccagtataaacacacacacacacacacacacacacacacacacacacacacactcacactcttggTCCCGTTAATGTTTTGAGCACCCCAATAAgtggtttaagtgtgtgtgcctAGCATGTACTTTTTCTACTGAGTGGGTCTTCGCTGTGTGTGTCCTATCTCTGGGGGTATTTTTAGTAGCAGGAAAATTCCGGTCCCAGCTCCCACACAAGACCCTGTCTGAAGAAGATAGCAGcagagaataaaataaatggctGCCATAGCTGCTGTCAAGTCATGGATATGTTGTGATGCATTGATGTTGTAAGGAGATTCATATTGAATAGTATGCGGATGACAGGAAAAGAGCCCCAATTTCTATTGATGAGAacacttcaaaataagagccctTATACCTATAGCTACTCTGATTGGTCGGATGTATACATTGTGGTTGGACAGTGTCATAGTTGCCATTTGTGCCACTCATGTCATTGTTGGAATTAGATTCAACGTCATTGTTGTAATCTGGGCTCTTCCGAATGGCACTCCAGTACAAATCGATCTACATCTGAAGTAATGTAGGTTATATGGCGGGGCCCGGAGGCTCCAAGAAGAACTCCTGCCCGCTCACCCAGACACTTTCTCCGCCTGCTTAATCAGGTTTGGCCGTGGCGTGTGAAATGCTCTTGTTATTGGGTCTGGCTTTCCAGTGCTAGTTTAGTGGCTGCCGTTACAGATTACAGCCCACGTTAATCTAGATTACACGTAGATTATCAAGCTCTTTAATTTATGGCAGAAAATACACAAATTTACAAACATACGTACAAATGAAAACTACATAAAAAGAGACACAAAAATGGGGCCCAGAGCTATGTCCTCCTAACCCCAGGACATTTAATGATTTGCTGTCATTCTGCTCTGACAACCTTGTTTCTACTAAGTGAGTAATAAAGTATATTTCAAAGACAAATTTAAACTGCACCTTATTCCAAATGGAGTCACTGTATGGCTTTGTACATAGTGTAGGTTTATATCACTCTTATCATTGACATTCAGACCTTAACACCTCCCACTAGGATGTTCCTCACGGGCCAAACAGGATAGCAGCTGATATAATTTGTGCTGCATCAGATAATTAATCCACTGACGTGTGTTAGGGTGACCTCAAAGGTAGCACGCGTCACATCATTAGTCCCTTTCTCTCATATCAAAGTGATATTGAACAAAGTTACAGAAGGACCGAAGGATTCGTTTGTAATCTGTATCATCAAACCATCAAACCGATGATTCTATGATGCCTAGTTTAGCTGTAGCTGTGGAGGAAGTGACTGGTTGAACACATCTCTGTGGGGAAACTCACATCCAATGTTGTTTCTTTAAGTGTAGGCATTGGAGAACAACATAGAGACCTTGAACATTGATTCAATTCAAGTAGGTTAAACTTTTCTCTGCCTATAGAGCACAGTTAGACACAGTCCAAGCAAACTCTCATACAATCATTTGAAAGATATCAGGGGACAAAACTATCTTTGAgtggacggacagagagacgttTGGGTAGACCAGAAGGCTCTATCTGGTATTTCATAAGGGCACAGTGATCTTGGAATCAAAAGAATGCTTGCACGATTTAATCTGGTTATTCTGAAGTAAGTAGATTATGACTTTTGTTGTAGTGTGGGAAACTggaaacacgcatgcacacttactaa includes the following:
- the LOC132469100 gene encoding glutathione hydrolase-like YwrD proenzyme isoform X1 translates to MSSEFAFSSRRSPLVCLHGCSSSSQPLATGIGLDILKRGGNAADAAVAMAAALSVTEPCSTGPGGDAFCLFYDGNTGDISCLNGSGRSPRAQTLELLEGRGYSAEAPPPAFDALNITVPGAPACWCDTVQMFGSHKVSLGEVLGGAVHLAQEGVPVAKVAAYQWAHWVDAMRHAGKELDSDLLVEGEAPRHGQVFRNPVLARTFRELGESGKPGFYQGRVAQAIVDVIHQNGGVMTLDDLSGHDSEVVTPISTDYKGVRLWEPPPNSQGLAALLMLNILENLPLQDLGHNSADYVHLLVQAVRLALTDALHNISDPDHVIIPLDSLLDKSHSRQLAQQISMDRASEVGAPAVTIQGDTVYFCVVDCQGNACSFVNSNYMGFGSGLVPRDCGFSLQNRGASFSLRRNHSNCIAGGKRPYHTIMAALVTGPAPVGQKPRLLAALGVMGAMMQPQGHVQVLLNMLEFGMDPQQALDAPRVYVEYDQKADQWLVHLEEGFGKEVCDELRRRGHEVNWPITGFNRSRFGRGQIITVGDWWNPSVRQAAHPTRVLWAGSDPRADGCSQGY
- the LOC132469100 gene encoding glutathione hydrolase-like YwrD proenzyme isoform X2, which codes for MCVCVCVCVCVCVCVCVCVCVCLHNYMTNIRPLKHNDSQGEASLAQGHLDPQLGGAGDRTSDLPVSLGEVLGGAVHLAQEGVPVAKVAAYQWAHWVDAMRHAGKELDSDLLVEGEAPRHGQVFRNPVLARTFRELGESGKPGFYQGRVAQAIVDVIHQNGGVMTLDDLSGHDSEVVTPISTDYKGVRLWEPPPNSQGLAALLMLNILENLPLQDLGHNSADYVHLLVQAVRLALTDALHNISDPDHVIIPLDSLLDKSHSRQLAQQISMDRASEVGAPAVTIQGDTVYFCVVDCQGNACSFVNSNYMGFGSGLVPRDCGFSLQNRGASFSLRRNHSNCIAGGKRPYHTIMAALVTGPAPVGQKPRLLAALGVMGAMMQPQGHVQVLLNMLEFGMDPQQALDAPRVYVEYDQKADQWLVHLEEGFGKEVCDELRRRGHEVNWPITGFNRSRFGRGQIITVGDWWNPSVRQAAHPTRVLWAGSDPRADGCSQGY